One genomic segment of Ricinus communis isolate WT05 ecotype wild-type chromosome 5, ASM1957865v1, whole genome shotgun sequence includes these proteins:
- the LOC8272476 gene encoding subtilisin-like protease, which yields MANIRSKVSLIMLLVVLLTLHFSLRSSLAIIEKPLDSSTNGAVKEERNSETYIVLLKKPEGSVFTESKDLDSWYHSFLPVNAFSSEQPRLLHSYRHVATGFAARLKAEDVKAMENKDGFVSARPRRMVPLHTTHTPSFLGLEHNLGLWNYSNDGKGVIIGLIDSGITPDHPSFSDQGMPPPPAKWKGKCDNETLCNNKLIGVRNFATDSNNTSDEYMHGTHTASTAAGSPVQNANFFGQANGTAIGMAPLAHLAMYKVSGSASEAGDSEILAAMDAAVEDGVDVLSLSLGIGSHPFYDDVIALGAYAAIRKGIFVSCSAGNSGPDNSSLSNEAPWILTVGASTVDRAIRATVLLGNNAELNGESLFQPKDFPSTLLPLVYAGANGNASSGFCEPGSLKNVDIKGKVVLCEGADFGTISKGQEVKDNGGAAMIVINDEGFITTPRLHVLPASNVNYITGSAIKAYINSSSSPMATILFKGTVVGVPDAPQVADFSSRGPSIASPGILKPDIIGPGVRILAAWPVSVDNTTNRFDMISGTSMSCPHLSGIAALLKHAHPDWSPAAIKSAIMTTANLNNLGGKPISDQEFVLATVFDMGAGHVNPSRANDPGLIYDIQPEEYIPYLCGLGYSDNQVGLIVQGSVKCTNDSSIPESQLNYPSFSIKLGSSPKTYTRTVTNVGKPTSAYTPKIYGPQGVDVKVTPDIIHFSEVNEKATYTVTFSQNGKAGGPFSQGYLTWVGEGYSVASPIAVIFE from the coding sequence ATGGCAAACATAAGGTCCAAAGTATCTCTAATCATGTTGCTGGTGGTCCTCCTAACTCTTCACTTCTCTTTGAGATCCTCACTTGCCATCATTGAGAAGCCACTTGATTCATCAACTAATGGAGCAGTGAAAGAGGAAAGGAACTCAGAGACTTATATTGTCCTCTTAAAGAAACCAGAAGGCTCAGTTTTTACAGAGTCAAAAGATTTAGATAGCTGGTACCATTCATTTTTGCCGGTTAACGCCTTTAGCTCCGAGCAACCGCGTTTACTACACTCCTATCGCCATGTGGCAACAGGGTTTGCTGCAAGGCTCAAAGCAGAAGATGTAAAGGCAATGGAAAATAAGGATGGATTCGTGTCAGCCCGCCCTAGAAGGATGGTGCCTCTACATACAACTCATACACCTAGCTTCTTGGGTCTAGAGCATAATTTAGGATTATGGAACTACTCAAACGATGGCAAGGGAGTTATAATTGGATTAATCGACAGTGGAATAACGCCTGATCACCCTTCATTCAGCGACCAAGGAATGCCTCCACCACCAGCAAAATGGAAAGGGAAATGTGACAATGAAACACTGTGCAATAACAAACTTATTGGTGTAAGAAATTTTGCTACTGATAGTAACAACACTTCGGACGAGTACATGCATGGTACCCATACAGCTAGCACAGCAGCTGGAAGCCCTGTCCAAAATGCAAATTTCTTTGGTCAGGCCAATGGTACTGCAATTGGTATGGCACCACTGGCTCATTTGGCTATGTATAAAGTTTCTGGAAGTGCGAGTGAGGCAGGTGACAGTGAGATATTGGCTGCAATGGATGCTGCCGTTGAAGATGGTGTTGATGTTCTTTCGCTTTCCCTTGGAATTGGCTCTCATCCTTTTTATGATGATGTGATTGCATTAGGTGCATATGCAGCAATTCGGAAGGGGATCTTTGTAAGTTGCTCAGCAGGAAATTCTGGACCTGATAATAGCTCATTGTCCAACGAGGCACCATGGATTCTAACCGTAGGAGCAAGCACTGTTGACAGAGCTATTAGAGCAACAGTATTACTTGGAAATAATGCAGAGCTAAACGGTGAATCCCTTTTCCAGCCGAAAGATTTTCCTTCAACACTGTTGCCACTTGTTTATGCAGGTGCAAATGGTAATGCATCATCTGGATTCTGCGAGCCAGGATCATTGAAGAATGTTGATATCAAAGGCAAGGTAGTGCTGTGCGAGGGAGCAGACTTTGGAACAATTTCCAAAGGCCAAGAAGTGAAAGACAATGGTGGCGCTGCCATGATTGTAATCAATGACGAGGGCTTTATTACAACACCGCGTCTTCATGTGCTCCCGGCATCAAATGTGAATTACATTACAGGATCAGCTATTAAAGCCTATATAAACTCATCATCATCTCCGATGGCTACAATCTTGTTTAAGGGAACTGTTGTTGGCGTACCTGATGCTCCTCAAGTTGCTGATTTTTCATCAAGAGGCCCTAGCATTGCAAGTCCCGGTATCCTGAAACCTGACATCATTGGCCCTGGAGTGAGAATTTTAGCTGCTTGGCCAGTTTCAGTTGACAATACCACCAACAGGTTTGATATGATCTCAGGCACCTCAATGTCTTGCCCTCATCTTAGTGGCATTGCTGCTCTGCTAAAACATGCCCATCCTGACTGGTCACCTGCTGCTATTAAATCTGCCATTATGACCACTGCTAATTTGAATAACCTAGGAGGCAAACCCATTTCTGATCAAGAGTTTGTTCTAGCTACTGTGTTTGACATGGGTGCAGGCCATGTGAATCCGTCAAGAGCAAATGATCCAGGGCTTATTTATGATATCCAACCTGAAGAGTACATTCCTTACTTGTGTGGTCTGGGTTATTCTGACAATCAAGTAGGACTAATTGTGCAGGGATCAGTGAAGTGCACAAACGATTCAAGCATACCTGAATCTCAACTCAATTATCCTTCATTTTCGATTAAATTGGGTTCTTCTCCAAAAACTTACACAAGAACAGTTACAAATGTTGGGAAGCCTACTTCAGCATACACTCCTAAGATCTATGGACCACAAGGCGTAGATGTTAAGGTGACGCCTGATATAATTCATTTCAGTGAGGTGAATGAGAAAGCCACATATACAGTAACATTTAGCCAAAATGGGAAAGCTGGTGGACCATTTTCCCAAGGTTACCTGACTTGGGTAGGTGAAGGCTACAGTGTTGCAAGCCCAATTGCTGTCATCTTTGAATAA
- the LOC8272477 gene encoding subtilisin-like protease 3 produces the protein MLIFFLTKYAINAYMYMAVEAQNQRHFSFFFLFTNNMENITYKTLQTMLLLSLLVFSLINFRFSEAITEPLIGSPDKDAIVIEESDLETYIILLEKSEGREFKESKDLRSWYQSFLPANTSSSELSRLVHSYRHVVTGFAAKLTAEEAKAMEMREGFVLARPQRMVPLHTTHTPSFLGLQQNLGFWKHSNFGKGVIIGVVDSGITPDHPSFSGEGMPPPPEKWTGKCELKGTLSCNNKLIGARNFATNSNDLFDEVAHGTHTASTAAGSPVQGASYFGQANGTAIGMAPLAHLAMYKVSGRGRKVGESEILAAMDAAIEEGVDILSLSLGIGTHPFYDDVVALGAYAAIQKGIFVSCSAGNSGPDNSSLSNEAPWILTVGASTVDRAIRATVLLGNKAELNGESLFQPKYFPSTLLPLVYAGANGNALSASCDDGTLRNVDVKGKIVLCEGGSGTISKGQEVKENGGAAMIVMNYENEGFSTEASLHVLPASHVNYEAGSAIKAYINSTSSPKATILFKGTVVGLTDAPQVAYFSSRGPSMASPGILKPDIIGPGVRILAAWPVSVDNTTNRFNMISGTSMSCPHLSGIAALLKSAHPDWSPAAIKSAIMTTANLDNLGGKPISDEDFVPSTVFDMGAGHVNPSRANDPGLIYDIQPDDYIPYLCGLGYSDKHVRVIVQRKVKCTNVTSIPEAQLNYPSFSIILGSKPQTYTRTVTNFGQPNSAYDFEIFAPKGVDILVTPHRISFSGLKQKATYSVTFSRNGKANGSFAQGYLKWMADGYKVNSPIAIIFE, from the coding sequence atgttaatattttttctaacaaaataTGCTATAAATGCATATATGTATATGGCTGTAGAAGCTCAAAACCAACGCcacttctcttttttctttttgtttaccaACAATATGGAAAACATAACATATAAGACATTGCAAACCATGCTGCTATTGTCTCTCCTTGTTTTCagtttgataaattttagattctctgAAGCCATTACTGAGCCACTAATCGGTTCACCAGACAAAGATGCAATTGTTATAGAGGAAAGTGACTTGGAGACTTATATTATTCTCTTAGAAAAATCAGAAGGCAGGGAATTCAAGGAGTCTAAAGATTTACGTAGCTGGTATCAGTCATTTTTGCCGGCTAACACCTCTAGTTCAGAGCTATCACGTTTGGTTCATTCCTATCGGCATGTAGTTACTGGGTTTGCTGCAAAACTTACAGCAGAAGAAGCAAAGGCAATGGAGATGAGGGAAGGATTTGTGTTAGCCCGCCCACAAAGGATGGTCCCTCTGCACACCACCCATACACCTAGCTTCCTGGGACTCCAGCAAAATTTAGGATTTTGGAAACATTCAAATTTTGGCAAGGGAGTGATAATTGGAGTTGTGGACAGTGGAATAACACCTGATCACCCTTCATTTAGCGGTGAAGGAATGCCCCCTCCACCGGAAAAATGGACTGGTAAATGTGAGTTGAAGGGAACATTATCATGCAACAACAAGCTTATTGGTGCAAGAAATTTCGCTACTAACAGTAATGACTTGTTCGATGAGGTGGCACACGGGACACACACAGCTAGCACAGCAGCTGGAAGTCCCGTGCAAGGTGCCAGTTACTTTGGGCAGGCCAATGGAACTGCAATTGGCATGGCGCCATTGGCCCACTTGGCCATGTATAAAGTATCTGGCAGAGGCAGGAAGGTCGGCGAGAGTGAGATACTGGCTGCAATGGATGCTGCAATCGAGGAGGGCGTTGATATTCTCTCACTATCCCTTGGTATCGGTACTCATCCTTTCTATGATGATGTGGTTGCGTTAGGTGCATATGCAGCTATTCAAAAGGGAATCTTTGTGAGCTGCTCGGCAGGGAATTCTGGGCCTGATAATAGTTCTTTATCAAATGAGGCACCATGGATTCTAACTGTAGGAGCAAGCACTGTAGACAGAGCAATAAGAGCAACAGTATTACTTGGAAATAAAGCAGAGTTAAATGGAGAATCCCTTTTCCAGCCAAAATATTTTCCTTCAACATTACTGCCACTTGTTTATGCAGGTGCAAATGGTAATGCATTATCAGCATCATGCGACGACGGAACATTGAGAAATGTGGACGTCAAAGGCAAGATAGTTTTGTGTGAAGGAGGCTCAGGAACAATTTCGAAAGGGCaagaagtaaaagaaaatggtgGTGCTGCCATGATTGTAATGAATTATGAGAATGAAGGCTTTAGTACGGAAGCAAGTCTTCATGTGCTCCCTGCATCACATGTGAATTATGAAGCAGGATCAGCTATCAAAGCTTATATAAACTCAACATCATCACCAAAAGCTACAATCCTGTTTAAAGGAACCGTAGTTGGGTTGACAGATGCTCCTCAAGTTGCTTACTTTTCCTCCAGAGGTCCTAGCATGGCAAGTCCTGGGATATTGAAGCCTGACATTATAGGCCCTGGTGTGAGAATTTTAGCTGCTTGGCCAGTTTCAGTTGACAATACCACAAATAGGTTTAATATGATCTCAGGCACCTCAATGTCTTGCCCTCATCTTAGCGGCATTGCTGCTTTGCTCAAAAGTGCTCATCCTGACTGGTCACCTGCTGCCATAAAATCTGCCATCATGACCACTGCTAATTTGGATAACCTTGGAGGCAAGCCCATTTCTGATGAAGACTTTGTTCCATCTACTGTCTTTGACATGGGTGCAGGCCATGTAAATCCATCAAGAGCAAATGATCCTGGGCTTATTTATGATATACAACCTGATGATTACATTCCTTACTTATGTGGTCTGGGTTATTCTGATAAACATGTACGAGTTATTGTGCAGCGCAAAGTGAAGTGCACAAATGTTACAAGCATACCTGAAGCACAGCTAAATTATCCTtcattttctatcatattggGGTCTAAGCCACAGACATACACAAGAACAGTTACGAACTTTGGCCAGCCAAATTCAGCTTACGACTTTGAGATCTTTGCACCAAAAGGTGTAGACATTCTGGTGACACCTCATAGGATTAGTTTTAGTGGGCTAAAGCAGAAAGCTACCTACTCTGTAACTTTTAGCAGAAATGGGAAAGCTAATGGATCTTTTGCCCAAGGATATCTGAAATGGATGGCTGATGGGTATAAAGTTAATAGCCCAATTGCTATCATATTTGAATAA